GTTTTAAACTGACCCCACATATAACACCGAGTCACATATAACACTGGGGCGCGCCGCGGTTGAGCCGGCGCCCGCCCCTGTGCTCTCTGCGACTCTGTGGCCTCTGTGCGATCAGTTCAACGATCTATCAACCACACCAGACGATCAGTTGGCAACGTTCTTGTTGCCCTGCAGCCAGTACCCGAACCACTGCCGCAAGCGGCCGAGGCGGTCCACCAGCAGCCACGGTTCGCCGGTGCGCGAGAGGTCGTGGTTGGAGCGCGGGTAGCGCACCATCTCCACCGGCACGCCCTGCTTCTTGAGCGACATGAACCAGATCTCGGCGCTCCCCATCGGGGTGCGGTGGTCCTCTTCGCTCTGCACGAGCAGCATCGGCGTCTTCACCTTCTGCACATAGCGGATCGGCGAGAGCGAGTCGTACAGCTTCTGGTTGTCCCACGGCTTGCCGTAGAACTCGAACTCGGTGAGCCCCTGCGCGTCGCTCGAGCCGTACCAGTACGTCCAGTCGGTGATCGTACGGTCGGTTTCGATCGCCTTGAAGCGCGTCGTCTTGGTGGCGAGCCACGTCGTCATGAAGCCGCCGTACGAGCCACCGGTGGCGCCCATCTTGGTGCTGTCCACATCGGGGCGCGCGGCCGCGATGTCCACGGCCTTCATGAGGTCCTGATAGTCTTCCATGCCCCAGCGGCCGCGCGTGCTGTACGTAAAGTCGGCGCCGTAGCCGCTCGACCCGCGCGGGTTCGTGAAGAGCACCCACATCCCTTGGGCGGCGAGGTTCTGGAACTCGTCGAACCAGCCTTCGCCGTAGGCCGAGTGCGGGCCGCCGTGGATGTAGATCACGAGCGGGTACTTCTTGCCCGCCTCATAGCCGTACGGCTTCATGAGCCAGCCCTCGATTTCGAGGCTGCCCACGCTCTTGTAGGTGAAGCGCTCGGCGTCGCTCCACACCACGTCGGCGTTCACGGCGTCGTTGAAGCCGGTGAGCTTCCGCTCGCCCGTGCCGTCGGCATTGGCCACGAAGAGCTCGGTCGGCTTGGCCATGCTCGTGGCCACGAACGCCATGACCTTGCCGGCCGGGTCGTACGCGGTGCCGCGGATCTGCCGACGTCCGCCCACGAGCTCCTTCGGGGCGCCGCCGTTCATGTCGGCCTTGAGCACCGCCGTGCGGCCACCGATTTCCGCCGTGAACTGGATCCCGCTCGGCAGCCAGTCGATCGCCGCCGGCTCGTACTGCCACGTGCCGAGCAGATTCTTCGGCGTGCCACCGGCCACGTCCACCGTGTAGATCCGCGCGCTCTTGGTAC
The nucleotide sequence above comes from Gemmatimonadaceae bacterium. Encoded proteins:
- a CDS encoding S9 family peptidase produces the protein MSHLPMTFARPWRPLVRALPFLVLAPSALLAQRGQGGGAAAAAAPATPALAPLPKGPRAMLLRDWYRVATVSTPAVSPDGKRIAMTVTTPVEAENRRHSEVWVVNTDGGAPQRWTSPSTESSNPRWSPDGKYLFFTSQRPGGKGATWAIRLDQTAGEAIQVEGYPTGSMPENGSFGIFTDAVVPAPQVAANDPFGRMPVMARPGIEAITKPADPARFDGRHVTDMTYKANGVGFLPSRRVPRVWRPQQLFRQNMGDTARKQLTNTAYSHRSPSVSPDGKWIAFVADASLRPDSVVELERDSLAKLPYDKKRDEVEKNDADIYVISVDGGAPRKVAPYFGTESDLTWSPDGKQLAFIGRPARTKSARIYTVDVAGGTPKNLLGTWQYEPAAIDWLPSGIQFTAEIGGRTAVLKADMNGGAPKELVGGRRQIRGTAYDPAGKVMAFVATSMAKPTELFVANADGTGERKLTGFNDAVNADVVWSDAERFTYKSVGSLEIEGWLMKPYGYEAGKKYPLVIYIHGGPHSAYGEGWFDEFQNLAAQGMWVLFTNPRGSSGYGADFTYSTRGRWGMEDYQDLMKAVDIAAARPDVDSTKMGATGGSYGGFMTTWLATKTTRFKAIETDRTITDWTYWYGSSDAQGLTEFEFYGKPWDNQKLYDSLSPIRYVQKVKTPMLLVQSEEDHRTPMGSAEIWFMSLKKQGVPVEMVRYPRSNHDLSRTGEPWLLVDRLGRLRQWFGYWLQGNKNVAN